CTACCGCTTGCGCCGCTGGCGGTGGCTGCGCTATTTACGACGAGCTCGCAGCTGACAACTTCGCCCGCTCTCTGGACGACGCTTGCTTTGTGCCTTGGCGCGGCGGTTGTAGCGACCGTTGGTTCTCGGGTCCGGCGTCGTGGTGTTCAAGTCGCGTGCTTGGGGATGTGCGTCTTGCTCTTGACTCTGTCGACGCTGAGTGTTTTCGCCGCCATTCCCGCAACGAGTTTGGCCATCGGTGTAGTGCTAGCCTGGGGTGCCGAACATTTCACCACTGGCGGGACAGTGGACTGATTTTGATTCCGATATTTATAGCATCCTCGATTTGTATGTTTTCGGAGCAACCCTACCGGCTCGATGGGCGAACGTGTTCGGAAGTCGAGATAGCGGCGACGCATTCCTTTCCGGCTTTTGGCAAAGACGATCCTTGGCCGGCGCAAATCACTTGCCAGGCCGCACCCCTCTCTGGAAATATTTACTTGTGGCAAGCCAGCCCAGTGCCGACATGGACGGCGTTAGGTGTTGGGTTGCTTGAGGCTGGTGCCGTATGGGGCGATCCGACAATTGGGACGCCGCGGGATGCGGAGTCGGCGATATCAAGGCCCTGAGACCGCATCGACTTCTGCTATTTATCGAGGTCCAATGGTCCGGGTGTTGGAGCGGACTGTCGGACGGGTCAGGAATTTCCGGTGTCCAAGAGTCGCCGTCGAAAGGGCCAAGACTAGTTTTTGAAGAATGCTTCCGTTGGGAGAGTTGAGCAGCTAGATTCAAAGCCCGAAGAAAGGACTCGCCTCATGAACGCGTTCCAGAAGGTTGCCACAACCAAGATGCCTGGTACCTGCCGCTGCGTCTGTCCTGACTGCAAGAGCGGGCGACACTGCTTTCAATATGTGAATAACTGCGGGATGGTCCGTTAACCGCAACCCCGTTGGGCTAGTAGTCTCTTGACTCATTAGCGCTCTCCGCGCATAGTCAAGGGGCAATGGCCCCGCATGACACCGCACTATTTGACCCCGCTGCAAGCGCCGACTGGCTCAGACCAGACGACGCCTGGTTCAAGCGTGTCTCGGAGCTTGAATTGTTGCCGCTTGGCGAGAAAGTGCACCTCGTTCGCTTAGCCTCGATCCACCGATGAGTCGGGGTGTTGAGCGGCGTCGTGACATAGAAATGCCCCTCTGACCGGGAAGAATAGAGCTTGCTTAGGGTTCTGTTCGTCTAGTCGGAGAGGCATCTCGTAGATGCAATTCAAGCACGCCCCCACCGCGGTGTCCGTGGTCTTCGATGATCCGAATCTCGTGTCGGCTGCGGGCCTGGTTCCGATGCTTCGGCTCGCGCAGTCGGCTGGGCTGGCGGAGCTCGCTCAGGGGCGGTTGAGCGTCCCGACGGACAAGGGTGCCAATGCGGGCGCGAAAGTCTCCGCGCTGGTCGCGGGGATGCTCGCCGGCGCGGACTCGATCGACGATATGAACCTGCTCCGCCACGGCGGGATGGGGCGGCTGTTCGACCGAACCTATGCCCCGTCGACGCTGGGGTCGTTCCTTCGGGAGTTCCGGTTCGGGCACGTCCGCCAGCTCGACGCCGTCGCCTCCCGGGTCCTGCAGGGCCTGACCTCTCAGGCTCCGCTCCTGCAGACCCGCGTTGGTGAGCGGGTGATGGTCGATCTGGACGACACCATCATCGAGGTCCACGGGTATCAGAAGCAGGGCGCCGGGTTCGGATACTCCGGAGTCCGCGGACTGAATGCCCTCCTCGCCACGGCCTCCACGAGCGCGTCCGCTCCGGTGATCCTCAGCCAGCGGCTGCGGCAGGGGAAGACTGGCTCCCCGAAGGGCGCGGCGAGGATCGTCGGCGATGCCCTCGCGACCCTGCGCCGCGCCCGCGCCGGGGAGCGCCCGTTGCTGCGCGCGGACTCCGCGTTCTACGGATACGCGACTGTTGGCACCGCGCTCAAAGCTGGCGCAGACGTGTCGGTCACCGTCCGGATGGACCCCGCAGTGAAGGCCGCGATCACCACGATCAGCGAGGATGCGTGGACCACAATCGAATACACCGACGCGATCCGCGACGAGACCACCGGGCAATGGATCTCCAAAGCGGAAGTCGCAGAGATCCCGTTCACCGCGTTCCGGTCCAGGAAGAAGTCCAAGCAGATCGCCGGCAGGTTGATCGTCCGGCGCATCCCCGACCTCAACCCGAAGAACATCGACGCGCCGACGCTGTTCGACACCTTTCGGCACCACGCGTTCTTCGCCACTACCGACAAGGACGACATGGACACCGTCGCCGCGGACAAGACCCACCGCGGTCACGCGATCATCGAGCAAGTCCACGCCGATCTCAAGAACGGCCCGCTCGCGCACCTGCCGTCAGGGGCATTCGCCGCGAACAGCGCCTGGCTCGTCCTCGCCGTCATCGCGTTCAACCTCACCCGCACCGCCGGCGTGATCGCCGACCACGCGGGACGCCTTGCCAGAGCGACGACCGCGACGATCCGCCGCACCCTCATCCACGTCCCGGCACGGCTGGCGCGCTCCGCACGCCGGATCACGCTGCACCTGCCCGAGGCCTGGCCCTGGCAGAACGCCTTCCACCGACTGTTCACGATCACGCACGCGCCCCCACCCGCCGCGACCCCCTGACCACCGCCGCTACCGCGGCACGACCGAGGAGCCAGTGGACGACCGGGACGCGACGCCCGGAACTCAGCCCTGCCCTCGACACTTCACCACACGCCGATCACACCGACCCGGCCCACCCAAGTCTCATCGGTGGATCGAGGCTTAGCCCTGCAGCGGCAGTGGATCTGCGGGACTGTCTGAATAACGGTGTGTGGGGTCCGGCCTGATCCGAAAGGAGACGGCCGTGGCTGACACGACCGAGTTGTTGGAAGACGCGATGATCGATCCCGTGACGGGAGAGATTATCGATCAGAAGGACCTTGCCGAGCGGTTGCTCGCGCAGGCGAAGGAGCAGGGCGTGAGCCTGGTCGGCCCGGGAGGGCTGCTGAACCAGCTCACGAAGAACGTCCTCGAGACGGCGTTGAACGCGGAGCTGACCGAGCATCTCGGGCACCAGCATGGCGGGACGCCTGCCGGGTCGAACATGCGCAACGGGACACGGACGAAGACGGTTCTCACCGAGATCGGCCCCGTGGAGATCGAGGTCCCCCGGGATCGCGACGGGTCGTTCGAACCGGTGATCGTCCCCAAGCGGAAGCGTCGCCTGGACGGGATCGATCAGATCGTGCTGTCGCTCAGCGCCCGCGGACTCACGACCGGGGAGATCGCCGCGCACTTCGACGAGGTCTACGACGCGAAGGTCTCCAAAGACACCATCAGCCGGATCACGGAGAAGGTGGCCGGTGAGCTCGCGGAATGGTCCTCCCGACCGTTGGACCCGATCTACCCGGTGATCTTCGTCGACGCGATCGTCGTCAAGGTCCGTGACGGGCAGGTCCGCAACACCCCGTTCTACGTCGTCATGGGCGTCACCGTGCACGGGGAACGCGACATCCTCGGGATCTGGGCCGGCGACGGCGCAGAAGGCGCGAGGTTCTGGCTGCAGGTGTTCACCGAGCTGAAGAACCGTGGCGTCGAGGACGTGTTCATCGCCGTCTGCGACGGGCTGAAGGGACTCCCCGAAGCGATCAATACCACCTGGGAGCGGACGGTCGTGCAGCAGTGCATCGTGCACCTGATCCGCAACAGCTTCCGCTACGCCGGCCGCCAGCACCGTGACGCGATCGTGAAGGGACTCCGACCCGTCTACACAGCCCCGTCCGAGGCTGCGGCCCGGGACCGGTTCGCCGAGTTCGCGGCCGAGTGGGGCGGCAGGTATCCGGCGATCGTGCAGCTATGGGAGAACGCGTGGGCCGAGTTCGTGCCGTTCCTCGAGTACGACGTCGAGATCCGAAAGGTGATCTGCACGACCAACGCGATCGAGTCGATCAATGCCCGCTACCGGCGAGCGGTCCGCGCCCGCGGACACTTCCCGAACGAGGCCGCGGCGCTGAAGTGTCTCTACCTTGTGACCCGGTCACTTGACCCCACCGGGGGCGGCAGGGCACGCTGGGCGATCAGGTGGAAGCCCGCGCTCAACGCGTTCGCGATCACCTTCGCCGGACGGTTCGACAGAACCAATCACTGAAAACCGCCGGACCTCACACACCGTTTAACGGACACTCCCGATCTGCGATATCAAGGACGAACCTGGCGCGAGTGAAGCACTCGATCAGCTCGGGTTGTTCGTTGCCGCTGAGCAAGACGGCTACCTCATTGTGAGTGGCAGTGGCACCTTCGCCGAGTACCTCACGTTCCGATCCGGAAGTCTGTCGCTTGTCGAGACCGGCATTTTCTATGGCTACTCGCCGAGTGCCGTCCTTGCACATGCGCGGGTTATCTCACCGGAGCGCGATCAAAAGTGGCCGCAGACTGTCGGGCAGTACTTTCTGGGCGGCGTGTATTCGGAGTACTTCAGTCATGAGGAGCGAACCGCACTCGACGAACAGTGGAGTGAGATCGAGGCGGTCGCACCTGAGATTGCTGCCGCAGCCGAGCGGGTCTTTGAAGCTGACGGCGCTCACTGAAATTCCTCACTTCTGCTCATCGAAATTCCCCACCCTGGGTCGCTCCGCCACATGAGGCGGGCCTCCCTCGATGCTGGTGGTCTCTAACCACACACCAGCTTCCGGGGGAGGCCCTCTTCTCATGCTTTCAGAGAGGAGCAGCGTGGACATCCACGCTCTGAAACGGCAGGGGATGACGATCAGTGAGATCGCCCGCCGCACTAACCATGACCGCAAGACGATCCGTTCCTACCTGAACGGAGACCGCGCCCCGGGAGTCCGTCAGCGCGCGGCCCCAGACGAGTTCGACGGGTTCGTGGACTACGTCACCGCGAGGCTGACCGAGGACCCGCACCTCTGGGCCGCGACGCTGCTCGACGAGCTACGACCACTCGGCTTCGAGGGTTCGTATCCGACGTTGACGCGGCAGATCCGCGCCCGTGGCCTGCGTCCCGCGTGCACGGCCTGCGCGCATGTCACGAAGCGTCCGAACGCGGTCATCGAGCACCCGCCCGGGGAGGAGACCCAGTTCGACTGGCTCGAGCTACCCGACCCGCCCGCGCACTGGGGGTTCCCGACCAAGCGCGCGTACCTCCTCGTCGGATCTCTGGCGCACTCAGGGGTCTGGCGAGGCGTGATCTCCCCGTCGATGGATATCCCGCACCTGCTTGCCGCGATGACGACCCTGCTCGCCCTGCTGGGCGGGCTGACCCGGGTCTGGCGGTTCGATCGGATGGCGACCGTGCTGCACCCTGTCACTGGAGACCTCACCCCGATGTTCGCGGGGTTCGCGAAGCACCACGGCGTCCAGCCGGTGGTCTGCCGGCCGCGGTCGGGGAATCGGAAGGGCGTGGTCGAGAAGAACAACCACACCGCCGCGCAACGGTGGTGGCGGAACCTCCCCGACGAGCTCACCCTCGAACAAGCACAGGCGTCCGTGGAGACGTTCGCCGCCGGGCAGGACGCCCGCAAGCGGGAGGGCGAGCACGGAACCACGACAGCAGCCGCCATGTTCGCCGACGAGCGGCTGCGGCCGTTGCCGCCGGTGGTGTTCCCTGTGATCGTGACCGAGGAGCGGACTGCGACCCGGCAGGCGCTGATCGACTGGCGCGGGAACCGCTACTCCGTCCCGCCCGAGCTCGCCGCCGCGAAAGTCGTCGTCCAGCAGCGGCTCGGCGCCGCGACCATCGACATCGCCACCGTCTCCGGGACGGTCGTCGCCCGACACGCCGTCGCGCAGCCCGGGCTCGGGGTCACGATCCGCGACGGCGGGCACGTCACCGCGCTCGAAGCGATCGCTCTCGCGTCAGCGCCACCGGGGCGCCCGCACCGCCGCAAGGAACGCATCCCACCCGGCGCGGCCGCGCTGCGGGCGGCGCAGGTGCTGACCGGCACCGCCGCACCCACCACGACCGTGATCAGCCTGGCCGCTTACGAGCAGGCCGCGAAGAACAGGAACACCCTCCGATGACCACCACCACGACCACCTCGAAGACCGCAGCGTCCGTCTATCAGCAGCTCCGCAACCATCTCACCGACCTGAAACTCGCCGACGCCGCCGACGCCCTCCCGAAGGTCCTCGACCAGGCGCAGGCCGAGGGTTGGACCCTCACCCACGCCCTGGAACAGCTCCTGCAGATCGAGGTCACCGCGACCGACGCCCGCCGCCTCGCCGGCAGGTTCCGGTTCGCGAACCTCCCCACCGGCACCACCCTCGACGACTTCGACCTAGATTCCGCCAGCGGCATCGACCGCTCGCTGCTGGCCGAACTGGCCACCTGCCGGTTCCTCGACACCGCGACCAACGTGCTGCTGATCGGCCCACCCGGAGTCGGGAAGACACACATCGCAACCGGACTCGGGCATGCCGCGGTGAACGCCGGCTACCGGGTCTACTTCACCTCCGCCGCCGACCTCGCCGCCCGCTGCCACCGCGCCGCGATCGAAGGGAAATGGGCGACGATGATGCGGTTCTTCACCGGCCCCACCCTGCTCATCATCGACGAGCTCGGCTACCTCCCCCTGCCCGGCGAAGCCGCGTCCGCACTGTTCCAGGTCATCAACCAGCGCTACCTGAAGACCTCGATCGTGATCACC
The sequence above is a segment of the Microcella alkaliphila genome. Coding sequences within it:
- a CDS encoding IS1380 family transposase, yielding MQFKHAPTAVSVVFDDPNLVSAAGLVPMLRLAQSAGLAELAQGRLSVPTDKGANAGAKVSALVAGMLAGADSIDDMNLLRHGGMGRLFDRTYAPSTLGSFLREFRFGHVRQLDAVASRVLQGLTSQAPLLQTRVGERVMVDLDDTIIEVHGYQKQGAGFGYSGVRGLNALLATASTSASAPVILSQRLRQGKTGSPKGAARIVGDALATLRRARAGERPLLRADSAFYGYATVGTALKAGADVSVTVRMDPAVKAAITTISEDAWTTIEYTDAIRDETTGQWISKAEVAEIPFTAFRSRKKSKQIAGRLIVRRIPDLNPKNIDAPTLFDTFRHHAFFATTDKDDMDTVAADKTHRGHAIIEQVHADLKNGPLAHLPSGAFAANSAWLVLAVIAFNLTRTAGVIADHAGRLARATTATIRRTLIHVPARLARSARRITLHLPEAWPWQNAFHRLFTITHAPPPAATP
- the istA gene encoding IS21 family transposase; protein product: MLSERSSVDIHALKRQGMTISEIARRTNHDRKTIRSYLNGDRAPGVRQRAAPDEFDGFVDYVTARLTEDPHLWAATLLDELRPLGFEGSYPTLTRQIRARGLRPACTACAHVTKRPNAVIEHPPGEETQFDWLELPDPPAHWGFPTKRAYLLVGSLAHSGVWRGVISPSMDIPHLLAAMTTLLALLGGLTRVWRFDRMATVLHPVTGDLTPMFAGFAKHHGVQPVVCRPRSGNRKGVVEKNNHTAAQRWWRNLPDELTLEQAQASVETFAAGQDARKREGEHGTTTAAAMFADERLRPLPPVVFPVIVTEERTATRQALIDWRGNRYSVPPELAAAKVVVQQRLGAATIDIATVSGTVVARHAVAQPGLGVTIRDGGHVTALEAIALASAPPGRPHRRKERIPPGAAALRAAQVLTGTAAPTTTVISLAAYEQAAKNRNTLR
- the istB gene encoding IS21-like element helper ATPase IstB, with protein sequence MTTTTTTSKTAASVYQQLRNHLTDLKLADAADALPKVLDQAQAEGWTLTHALEQLLQIEVTATDARRLAGRFRFANLPTGTTLDDFDLDSASGIDRSLLAELATCRFLDTATNVLLIGPPGVGKTHIATGLGHAAVNAGYRVYFTSAADLAARCHRAAIEGKWATMMRFFTGPTLLIIDELGYLPLPGEAASALFQVINQRYLKTSIVITTNRPVGAWGEILGDTTVAAAMLDRLLHRSVVVTLDGASYRLRNHHAAADELRRATTGTNLR
- a CDS encoding IS256 family transposase, with protein sequence MIDPVTGEIIDQKDLAERLLAQAKEQGVSLVGPGGLLNQLTKNVLETALNAELTEHLGHQHGGTPAGSNMRNGTRTKTVLTEIGPVEIEVPRDRDGSFEPVIVPKRKRRLDGIDQIVLSLSARGLTTGEIAAHFDEVYDAKVSKDTISRITEKVAGELAEWSSRPLDPIYPVIFVDAIVVKVRDGQVRNTPFYVVMGVTVHGERDILGIWAGDGAEGARFWLQVFTELKNRGVEDVFIAVCDGLKGLPEAINTTWERTVVQQCIVHLIRNSFRYAGRQHRDAIVKGLRPVYTAPSEAAARDRFAEFAAEWGGRYPAIVQLWENAWAEFVPFLEYDVEIRKVICTTNAIESINARYRRAVRARGHFPNEAAALKCLYLVTRSLDPTGGGRARWAIRWKPALNAFAITFAGRFDRTNH